The Oreochromis niloticus isolate F11D_XX linkage group LG13, O_niloticus_UMD_NMBU, whole genome shotgun sequence genome has a window encoding:
- the LOC100697230 gene encoding probable E3 ubiquitin-protein ligase TRIML1, translating to MNENIAHPQEFHHNRRFGNSGSRPEEGQIQSEGEETLGKHQECLKKQREAVKYRLKKLAARQSEITKKSSVIRKSIIRKYQEIQAVLDEDLRITLSHLEMEERAAVSALDGLMERNCSLIQEIEQDLARLTLALDQTDTEPDTMSFFSYPEQEDMETADRVIDLLNQTDPSSVSLDEAKAEQIISLTNNMLLLICSQTPMIKKLIKSYSSEVCLDPETAHPKLIISPQGDSATYTDTWQQLPDLPGRFDTTLNVISLQSFSFGRHYWEIDVTGKTYWELGVTYPNIPRKGTTEDCWLGRGPESWCVEFFDGEYTAWHEGVPHQLPFTKRFCRIGVLCSFPAGLVMFLEADKMTPLFAFCTGTFSDCLYLAVCPGHDHNGNNAKPIVICNPSSANRDL from the exons ATGAATGAGAACATAGCACACCCCCAGGAATTTCATCATAATCGGAGGTTTGGCAATTCTGGGTCTAGACCAGAGGAAGGCCAAATACAATCTGAAGGAGAG GAGACACTGGGAAAGCACCAAGAGTGTCTAAAGAAGCAGAGAGAAGCAGTCAAATATAGGCTGAAGAAACTCGCGGCACGACAGTCAGAAATCACA AAAAAGTCCTCAGTGATAAGGAAGAGTATCATTCGGAAATATCAAGAAATCCAAGCTGTCCTGGATGAGGACCTGAGGATTACCCTGTCCCACCTGGAGATGGAAGAGCGGGCTGCTGTCTCTGCCTTGGATGGGCTCATGGAGAGGAACTGTTCTCTGATCCAGGAGATAGAGCAGGACCTGGCTAGACTCACTTTGGCACTGGACCAAACGGACACAGAGCCTGATACAATG TCGTTCTTTTCATACCCTGAACAGGAAGACATGGAAACAGCAGACAG AGTGATTGATCTGCTAAACCAAACAGACCCAAGCAGTGTGAGCCTGGATGAAGCTAAAGCTGAGCAGATCATCAGCCTCACCAATAACATGCTCCTGCTCATCTGCTCCCAGACCCCGATGATCAAGAAACTCATCAAGAGCT ATTCCAGCGAGGTGTGCCTGGATCCGGAAACAGCCCACCCAAAGCTGATCATCTCTCCCCAAGGCGATAGTGCCACATATACAGACACCTGGCAGCAACTTCCTGACTTACCTGGACGTTTTGACACTACCCTCAATGTCATCAGTTTGCAGAGCTTCAGCTTTGGTCGCCATTACTGGGAAATCGATGTAACTGGGAAGACTTACTGGGAGCTCGGTGTCACCTACCCCAACATTCCTCGGAAGGGCACAACTGAGGACTGCTGGCTCGGCCGCGGGCCTGAGTCCTGGTGTGTGGAGTTCTTTGATGGCGAGTATACGGCCTGGCATGAAGGCGTTCCGCATCAGCTGCCTTTCACGAAGCGTTTCTGCCGGATTGGTGTTTTGTGTAGTTTTCCTGCAGGGCTGGTGATGTTTCTCGAGGCGGACAAAATGACACCCCTGTTTGCCTTCTGCACGGGAACCTTCTCAGACTGCCTCTACTTAGCTGTCTGCCCTGGTCATGATCACAATGGCAACAATGCAAAACCTATTGTTATCTGTAACCCTTCATCTGCCAACAGGGATCTCTGA
- the LOC100697495 gene encoding hyaluronan-binding protein 2 isoform X1 translates to MFGKVRVLPQSAHSHVTLLDVFWSTVIMNLKLLFLCLFLAVLFIPAELKNKHDKHQDSSHPGRHGRHPESSHPGRQDKHRDSAHPGRQDRHRDSAHPERQDRHRDSAHPERQDRHRDSAHPERQDKHRDSAHPERHGKHEKKRHRGRFKDIIEDIFFKIVDEDDEDDENDHSDWLYKMIDPDGQCTPNPCLNNGVCKEKGSRKFECDCPKHYKGKKCERGPRICKRGHCGYGECILTSTPPHYECKCKRPFQPPDCKTISVCNPNPCKNGGTCIRDENDFDCHCPEGFGGRFCRVGPNDCYVDDGESYRGNVSETDDGDECLYWNSHFILASGVNPFTSFEDKDGLGPHNFCRNPDGESKPWCFFRRGLRLLWDYCDVPKCPKSTHGPPTEVAPTQPKPPHPEPTQPKPPQPEPTQPKPPHPEPTQLKPPQPEPTQPKPPQPEPTQPKPPQPEPTGKLPTPAIPSTGKPIHPSATPLPATTGPKQFATCGIPQPKKALTRIFGGLKVSPGAIPWQVSVEVRPTGSAQPFRHVCGGILIASCWVLTAAHCIEPNKDMQVLAGSLSLSKPDPGTQTIPVQRTIRNPNYRETSEAVYNDIGLLKLSGTPGFCANETQFVKTACLPNAPLPDGTECKISGWGATEQSDYGSSHLLEANVLLINQEKCSDPSVYGNILDNSMFCAGYLEGGVDSCQGDSGGPLTCMQNNANVVYGVVSWGDQCGKKNKPGVYTRVTNFVDWIKANTEGAIP, encoded by the exons ATGTTTGGAAAAGTGCGAGTGCTCCCCCAGTCAGCTCACTCTCATGTTACTCTCCTAGATGTCTTCTGGTCAACTGTCATCATGAACCTGAAGCTCctctttctttgtctctttttaGCGGTGCTCTTCATACCTGCTGAA TTGAAAAATAAACACGACAAACATCAGGACTCTTCACATCCTGGAAGACATGGCAGACATCCGGAGTCTTCACATCCTGGAAGACAAGACAAACATCGGGACTCTGCACATCCTGGAAGACAAGACAGACATCGGGACTCTGCACATCCTGAAAGACAAGACAGACATCGGGACTCTGCACATCCTGAAAGACAAGACAGACATCGGGACTCTGCACATCCTGAAAGACAAGACAAACATCGGGACTCTGCACATCCTGAAAGACATGGGAAGCatgagaaaaagagacacaGAGGAAGGTTTAAAGATATAATTGAGG ATATCTTCTTTAAGATCGTggatgaggatgatgaggatgatgaaaaTGATCATTCAGACTGGCTTTATAAGATGATAGACCCAGACG gcCAGTGCACCCCAAATCCTTGCCTTAACAATGGTGTGTGTAAGGAGAAAGGCAGCAGAAAGTTCGAATGTGACTGTCCCAAACATtacaagggaaaaaaatgcGAGAGAG GTCCAAGAATTTGTAAAAGAGGTCATTGTGGGTATGGCGAATGTATACTGACTTCAACTCCTCCACACTATGAGTGCAAATGCAAGCGACCCTTTCAGCCTCCAGACTGCAAAACTA TTTCAGTTTGTAATCCTAATCCATGTAAAAATGGTGGCACATGCATCAGAGATGAAAATGACTTTGACTGCCACTGCCCCGAAGGGTTCGGAGGACGTTTCTGCCGTGTTG GTCCAAACGACTGCTATGTGGACGATGGAGAGTCATATCGTGGCAATGTGAGCGAGACGGATGATGGTGATGAGTGCCTCTACTGGAACTCCCACTTCATCCTGGCATCAGGTGTTAATCCCTTCACCTCCTTTGAGGACAAAGACGGCCTCGGCCCTCACAACTTCTGCAG GAACCCTGACGGAGAGTCAAAGCCCTGGTGCTTTTTCAGAAGAGGCCTCAGGTTACTGTGGGACTACTGTGATGTGCCAAAATGTCCTAAATCGACGC ATGGGCCGCCGACTGAGGTTGCTCCTACACAGCCTAAACCACCGCACCCAGAACCGACACAGCCTAAACCACCACAGCCAGAACCGACACAGCCTAAACCACCGCACCCAGAACCGACACAGCTTAAACCACCACAGCCAGAACCAACACAGCCTAAACCACCACAGCCAGAACCGACACAGCCTAAACCACCGCAGCCAGAACCTACTGGTAAGCTGCCAACACCTGCCATACCATCAACTGGGAAGCCAATCCACCCTTCTGCAACACCTCTCCCTGCGACTACCGGACCAAAACAGTTTGCCACCTGTGGCATACCTCAGCCAAAAAAGGCTCTTACCCGAATCTTTGGGGGTCTGAAAGTCAGTCCAGGAGCTATACCCTGGCAGGTTTCTGTGGAAGTGAGGCCAACGGGCTCCGCTCAGCCATTCAGACACGTCTGTGGAGGAATTCTCATTGCAAGTTGCTGGGTGCTGACAGCTGCACACTGCAT TGAACCAAACAAGGACATGCAGGTGCTGGCTGGAAGTCTCTCACTGAGTAAGCCAGACCCCGGAACTCAGACTATACCTGTCCAAAGGACTATTAGAAATCCAAACTACAGGGAGACTAGTGAAGCTGTTTACAATGATATAG GCTTGTTGAAGCTGAGTGGGACTCCTGGTTTTTGTGCCAATGAGACCCAGTTTGTGAAGACAGCCTGTCTACCAAACGCGCCACTGCCTGATGGGACGGAGTGCAAAATCTCTGGATGGGGTGCTACTGAGCAAT CTGATTATGGTTCCAGCCACCTGCTGGAGGCCAATGTCCTGCTGATCAACCAGGAAAAGTGCTCTGATCCTTCTGTCTATGGGAACATCCTGGACAATTCCATGTTCTGTGCTGGCTACCTGGAGGGAGGGGTGGATTCCTGCCAG GGGGACTCTGGAGGACCACTGACGTGTATGCAGAACAACGCTAATGTTGTTTATGGAGTGGTGAGTTGGGGAGACCAGTGTGGGAAGAAGAACAAGCCTGGGGTCTACACACGGGTCACTAATTTCGTGGACTGGATCAAGGCAAATACTGAAGGAGCAATTCCTTGA
- the LOC100697495 gene encoding hyaluronan-binding protein 2 isoform X2, with amino-acid sequence MFGKVRVLPQSAHSHVTLLDVFWSTVIMNLKLLFLCLFLAVLFIPAELKNKHDKHQDSSHPGRHGRHPESSHPGRQDKHRDSAHPGRQDRHRDSAHPERQDRHRDSAHPERQDRHRDSAHPERHGKHEKKRHRGRFKDIIEDIFFKIVDEDDEDDENDHSDWLYKMIDPDGQCTPNPCLNNGVCKEKGSRKFECDCPKHYKGKKCERGPRICKRGHCGYGECILTSTPPHYECKCKRPFQPPDCKTISVCNPNPCKNGGTCIRDENDFDCHCPEGFGGRFCRVGPNDCYVDDGESYRGNVSETDDGDECLYWNSHFILASGVNPFTSFEDKDGLGPHNFCRNPDGESKPWCFFRRGLRLLWDYCDVPKCPKSTHGPPTEVAPTQPKPPHPEPTQPKPPQPEPTQPKPPHPEPTQLKPPQPEPTQPKPPQPEPTQPKPPQPEPTGKLPTPAIPSTGKPIHPSATPLPATTGPKQFATCGIPQPKKALTRIFGGLKVSPGAIPWQVSVEVRPTGSAQPFRHVCGGILIASCWVLTAAHCIEPNKDMQVLAGSLSLSKPDPGTQTIPVQRTIRNPNYRETSEAVYNDIGLLKLSGTPGFCANETQFVKTACLPNAPLPDGTECKISGWGATEQSDYGSSHLLEANVLLINQEKCSDPSVYGNILDNSMFCAGYLEGGVDSCQGDSGGPLTCMQNNANVVYGVVSWGDQCGKKNKPGVYTRVTNFVDWIKANTEGAIP; translated from the exons ATGTTTGGAAAAGTGCGAGTGCTCCCCCAGTCAGCTCACTCTCATGTTACTCTCCTAGATGTCTTCTGGTCAACTGTCATCATGAACCTGAAGCTCctctttctttgtctctttttaGCGGTGCTCTTCATACCTGCTGAA TTGAAAAATAAACACGACAAACATCAGGACTCTTCACATCCTGGAAGACATGGCAGACATCCGGAGTCTTCACATCCTGGAAGACAAGACAAACATCGGGACTCTGCACATCCTGGAAGACAAGACAGACATCGGGACTCTGCACATCCTGAAAGACAAGACAGACATCGGGACTCTGCACATCCTGAAAGACAAGACAGACATCGGGACTCTGCAC ATCCTGAAAGACATGGGAAGCatgagaaaaagagacacaGAGGAAGGTTTAAAGATATAATTGAGG ATATCTTCTTTAAGATCGTggatgaggatgatgaggatgatgaaaaTGATCATTCAGACTGGCTTTATAAGATGATAGACCCAGACG gcCAGTGCACCCCAAATCCTTGCCTTAACAATGGTGTGTGTAAGGAGAAAGGCAGCAGAAAGTTCGAATGTGACTGTCCCAAACATtacaagggaaaaaaatgcGAGAGAG GTCCAAGAATTTGTAAAAGAGGTCATTGTGGGTATGGCGAATGTATACTGACTTCAACTCCTCCACACTATGAGTGCAAATGCAAGCGACCCTTTCAGCCTCCAGACTGCAAAACTA TTTCAGTTTGTAATCCTAATCCATGTAAAAATGGTGGCACATGCATCAGAGATGAAAATGACTTTGACTGCCACTGCCCCGAAGGGTTCGGAGGACGTTTCTGCCGTGTTG GTCCAAACGACTGCTATGTGGACGATGGAGAGTCATATCGTGGCAATGTGAGCGAGACGGATGATGGTGATGAGTGCCTCTACTGGAACTCCCACTTCATCCTGGCATCAGGTGTTAATCCCTTCACCTCCTTTGAGGACAAAGACGGCCTCGGCCCTCACAACTTCTGCAG GAACCCTGACGGAGAGTCAAAGCCCTGGTGCTTTTTCAGAAGAGGCCTCAGGTTACTGTGGGACTACTGTGATGTGCCAAAATGTCCTAAATCGACGC ATGGGCCGCCGACTGAGGTTGCTCCTACACAGCCTAAACCACCGCACCCAGAACCGACACAGCCTAAACCACCACAGCCAGAACCGACACAGCCTAAACCACCGCACCCAGAACCGACACAGCTTAAACCACCACAGCCAGAACCAACACAGCCTAAACCACCACAGCCAGAACCGACACAGCCTAAACCACCGCAGCCAGAACCTACTGGTAAGCTGCCAACACCTGCCATACCATCAACTGGGAAGCCAATCCACCCTTCTGCAACACCTCTCCCTGCGACTACCGGACCAAAACAGTTTGCCACCTGTGGCATACCTCAGCCAAAAAAGGCTCTTACCCGAATCTTTGGGGGTCTGAAAGTCAGTCCAGGAGCTATACCCTGGCAGGTTTCTGTGGAAGTGAGGCCAACGGGCTCCGCTCAGCCATTCAGACACGTCTGTGGAGGAATTCTCATTGCAAGTTGCTGGGTGCTGACAGCTGCACACTGCAT TGAACCAAACAAGGACATGCAGGTGCTGGCTGGAAGTCTCTCACTGAGTAAGCCAGACCCCGGAACTCAGACTATACCTGTCCAAAGGACTATTAGAAATCCAAACTACAGGGAGACTAGTGAAGCTGTTTACAATGATATAG GCTTGTTGAAGCTGAGTGGGACTCCTGGTTTTTGTGCCAATGAGACCCAGTTTGTGAAGACAGCCTGTCTACCAAACGCGCCACTGCCTGATGGGACGGAGTGCAAAATCTCTGGATGGGGTGCTACTGAGCAAT CTGATTATGGTTCCAGCCACCTGCTGGAGGCCAATGTCCTGCTGATCAACCAGGAAAAGTGCTCTGATCCTTCTGTCTATGGGAACATCCTGGACAATTCCATGTTCTGTGCTGGCTACCTGGAGGGAGGGGTGGATTCCTGCCAG GGGGACTCTGGAGGACCACTGACGTGTATGCAGAACAACGCTAATGTTGTTTATGGAGTGGTGAGTTGGGGAGACCAGTGTGGGAAGAAGAACAAGCCTGGGGTCTACACACGGGTCACTAATTTCGTGGACTGGATCAAGGCAAATACTGAAGGAGCAATTCCTTGA
- the LOC102076876 gene encoding E3 ubiquitin-protein ligase TRIM39, producing MGTMEETLKCPVCQDFFIDPVTLQCGHDFCLTCIQAVWETDVSDEGPFFCPECQIFLPSDLTLKVNADLQTKVKDFTTKTLSAAERQAAASTSETKSSSAICCDQCIEMPSVAIRTCLTCDASLCQAHALLHQQRSALREHTVVEVTSDPLSLKCREHRDELKLFCMEEKVPVCCLCVLVGTHKHHKASQLHEAKADFKSMLETTMNQLLKRRSEAEHAIKDLESLYTQTVTSAAEFRERISDKYSRIHVVLNGDERLMMQIIDAEETCMTEWLEAQRSIVEAQIKEIDAFRASSKSLLQETNDLRFLQQMTSQNLCDPLDFAPIQEVNRDLCDPEKLRTVERLVDELSVALSQHFPRMWSYLSSPVLDFKTAHPKLELSQDRKQVYWRRQPFGEGQNPQPYDSQYSVLAQESFTGGQHYWEVIVQDKPFWMIGVTTGSVDKKASLSQSSSSLGVNNTSWCIYHGDGQYLACHDTQEKQLSVGKRVRKLGILANLQKGELSFYDADAMRLLHSFCVQYTEPLYPIFNPCIDMNGVNTQPLTLFWIKDPWDWHTREEKSELTGTI from the exons ATGGGGACCATGGAGGAAACTTTGAAGTGTCCTGTGTGCCAGGATTTCTTCATTGATCCTGTGACGCTGCAGTGCGGACATGACTTCTGCCTCACCTGTATACAGGCTGTCTGGGAAACCGATGTGTCTGATGAGGGGCCTTTCTTCTGCCCAGAGTGTCAGATATTTCTCCCCTCTGACCTCACTCTGAAGGTAAATGCAGACCTTCAGACCAAAGTAAAGGACTTCACCACTAAGACCCTGTCAGCAGCAGAGCGGCAAGCAGCAGCTTCAACTAGTGAAACTAAATCATCATCAGctatctgctgtgaccagtGCATAGAGATGCCATCAGTAGCCATAAGAACCTGCCTGACTTGCGATGCTTCGCTGTGCCAGGCTCACGCCCTGCTCCACCAACAGAGGTCTGCTCTAAGGGAGCACACAGTGGTGGAGGTGACCAGTGATCCACTGTCTCTGAAGTGCAGGGAGCACCGCGATGAGCTTAAGCTCTTCTGTATGGAGGAAAAGGTAcctgtgtgctgtttgtgtgtcctgGTTGGCACGCACAAACATCACAAAGCCTCTCAACTGCACGAAGCCAAAGCAGACTTTAAG AGTATGCTTGAGACCACAATGAACCAACTACTAAAGAGGAGAAGTGAAGCCGAACATGCCATCAAAGACCTGGAGTCACTGTATACACAAACAGTG acctctgctgcagagtttagAGAGAGAATCTCCGACAAGTACAGCAGAATCCACGTCGTGCTGAATGGCGATGAGCGTCTGATGATGCAGATTATAGACGCAGAGGAGACATGCATGACAGAGTGGCTGGAGGCCCAGAGGAGCATCGTAGAGGCTCAGATCAAAGAGATAGATGCATTCAGAGCCTCCAGCAAATCACTTCTCCAGGAAACCAATGATCTCCGGTTCCTGCAG CAAATGACATCACAGAATCTTTG tGATCCCTTGGATTTTGCTCCAATCCAAGAAGTAAACAGAGACCTCTGTGACCCTGAGAAGCTGAGAACAGTAGAGAGGCTGGTGGATGAACTCTCGGTGGCTCTGTCACAACATTTTCCACGAATGTGGTCAT ACTTAAGTTCTCCTGTTCTAGACTTCAAAACAGCTCATCCAAAGCTGGAGTTATCCCAAGACAGAAAACAAGTTTACTGGAGACGCCAACCTTTCGGTGAAGGACAGAACCCTCAGCCATATGACTCACAGTATAGCGTCCTTGCTCAGGAGAGTTTTACAGGTGGCCAGCACTACTGGGAAGTCATTGTCCAAGACAAGCCCTTCTGGATGATAGGCGTGACCACGGGGTCAGTCGATAAAAAAGCCAGTTTAAGCCAGAGTTCTTCCAGTCTGGGTGTAAATAACACATCTTGGTGCATCTACCATGGAGATGGACAGTACCTGGCGTGCCATGATACTCAGGAAAAGCAGCTGTCAGTTGGAAAGAGAGTCAGAAAGCTAGGCATACTGGCAAACCTCCAGAAGGGGGAGCTGTCATTCTATGATGCCGACGCTATGAGGCTGCTTCACTCCTTCTGTGTGCAGTACACAGAACCTCTCTATCCCATTTTTAACCCATGCATTGATATGAACGGAGTCAACACACAGCCTCTTACCTTGTTTTGGATAAAGGACCCCTGGGATTGGCATACACGTGAGGAGAAAAGTGAACTCACAGGAACCATTTAA